TGCACATCATCGAGGGCTACCGGCCGCCGCCCCGGCCGCACGTCGACGTACCGGCGCGGGAGTCCGCCGGCTGCGCGGCGACCGAGGCGCCCCGCGGTCTGCTGTACCACCGGTACGCCCTCGGCCCGGACGGCACGGTCACGCACGCCCGGATCGTGCCGCCGACCGCACAGAACCAGGCGGCCATCGAGGAGGACCTGCGCCGGCAGGTGCAGGCCCGACTGGCCCGATCGCACACGGCGGTCGGGGACGAGGAGCTGGCCGCGCTGTGCGAACGAGCCGTCCGCAACCACGATCCGTGCATCTCCTGCTCGGCCCACTTCCTCGACCTCGCGGTGGAGCGGGAATGACCGGCCGGGTCGTGGTGATCGGCGTCGGCAACCCCTTCCGCCGCGACGACGGCGCCGGGCCGGCCGTGATCGAGTCGCTGAGGAGCCGAGGCGCGCCGTCCGCGGAACTCGCCGTGAGCGACGGCGACCCGGGCCGGCTCATGGAGCTCTGGCGCCCGGCCGACAGCGTGATCGTCGCCGAGTCGCTGCGCTCCCCCGCCGGTCGTCCCGGCCGTCTGCACACGCTCCGCGCCGACCGGGCCGCCCGGCTGGCCGCCGAAACGGCCAGCACCCACGGGCTCGGCCTTGCGGAGGCCCTCGCCCTCGCCGCGGCCCTCGGACGGCTGCCGCACGCCGTCGTCGTCCACGCGGTCGAAGGAGCGGACTTCAGCGTCGGTGTCGGCCTCAGCCCCGCGGTCCGGGCGGCACTCCCGGCCCTCGTCCACCTGGTGGCCGACTCCGTGCGGGCGGCACACCGGTAGCGCCGGGCCGCCCGGCCGGCCGTGGTGGAGCATCCTGAAGATCACCCTGACCATCAGTCTGCCCGGCGCCAAGGGCCCGCAGTCGTGCGTGGTTCACGGGTCGGGTCACCGTCCCGGTGACGGCGGCCTCGGCTCGCCGACCGGGTCGGTGGCGCCCTGGTCGAGGCGGAAGGGCGGATAGGTGTCGGTCATCAGGGCTGCGTACGCGACGACTCGGAAGACCCAGCGGTTCAGTCCGACGATCAGGTCGAAGATGCCCGCCGGATAGCGGGCGGTGAAGGCCGGCGACACACCGGCGAACAGGGCGAGCAGGCCGATCAGACCGCCGCCGCCCCTGTCTCCGACGCCGCCGAGGAAGAAGCCGAGGACGGCGTACTGCGGGAGCGCCAGCAGCCACCACTTCACCAGGACCAGCCCCCGGGACAGCCGTTCCGGGCGGGCGACGGCAAGCGTGGCGGGGTAGTCGGGCTCCTCCGCGAGGCTGAACGGCGGATAGCGGTCGGTGCCGAGGCCTCCGTAGGAGTAGTACGAGACCCGCCACGTCCAACGCAGCACCCCGAGGTTGAAGTCGAAGATCCACCGCGGATAGGCGCCCGTGAACGGGATCGCGAGGAACACGACCACCGTCAGCACGGCGAAGGCCGCCCAAAGGAAGCTCAGGACGATCCAGTGGGGTATCGCCAGAAGCCACTTGACCAGCCAGAGCCTCCCTGGCCGGTTGACGCGATGCCGGGAAGACCGGCACGGCGGGGACTCGGCCGGATCTCCGACACACTCTGGACAGCCCCATGGTCCAACGGCCGCGACGGTCGGCGGCAGGGCCACCCGGCCCCGACCCGAGGGCCACGGGACAAAGGTCGACCCGCCCGAGGATGTCGGCGCCGAAGGCCCCCGCGGGTGAACGCCGCGGACGTCCCTCGCCCCGGGCGGGCCGGTGCCGTCCGGACCGGCCCCGGGGGCCGGAGGACCCACGCCACGCCGCCGTTTCCGG
This genomic window from Streptomyces sp. TLI_235 contains:
- a CDS encoding uncharacterized protein DUF4389 (manually curated) is translated as MALPPTVAAVGPWGCPECVGDPAESPPCRSSRHRVNRPGRLWLVKWLLAIPHWIVLSFLWAAFAVLTVVVFLAIPFTGAYPRWIFDFNLGVLRWTWRVSYYSYGGLGTDRYPPFSLAEEPDYPATLAVARPERLSRGLVLVKWWLLALPQYAVLGFFLGGVGDRGGGGLIGLLALFAGVSPAFTARYPAGIFDLIVGLNRWVFRVVAYAALMTDTYPPFRLDQGATDPVGEPRPPSPGR
- a CDS encoding hydrogenase maturation protease; the encoded protein is MTGRVVVIGVGNPFRRDDGAGPAVIESLRSRGAPSAELAVSDGDPGRLMELWRPADSVIVAESLRSPAGRPGRLHTLRADRAARLAAETASTHGLGLAEALALAAALGRLPHAVVVHAVEGADFSVGVGLSPAVRAALPALVHLVADSVRAAHR